One Coregonus clupeaformis isolate EN_2021a chromosome 21, ASM2061545v1, whole genome shotgun sequence DNA window includes the following coding sequences:
- the LOC121531567 gene encoding moesin-like isoform X2 has translation MSSINVRVTTMDAELEFAILPSTTGKQLFDQIVKTIGLRETWFFGLQYQDSKGFSTWLKLNKRVTAQDVRSENPLLIKFRAKFYPEDVAEELIQEATQRLFFLQVKEGILNDDIYCPSETAVLLASYSVQTKHGDYKKDYHFPGYLSRDKLLPQRVLEQHKLNKEQWENRIKVWHEEHKGVLREDAMVEYLKIAQDLEMYGVNYFSIKNKKGSELWLGVDALGLHIYQNTDRMTPKIGFPWSEIRNISFNDKKFVIKPIDKKAPDFVFYAPRLRINKRILTLCMGNHDLYMRRRKPDTIEVQQMKAQAREEKTKRQMEKALLESEKKKRENAEKETEKIARETMELMGRLKQIEEETKKAQEELEEQTRRALELEKERKFAQEEAERLEKERRAVEEAKAALLQQSESQMKNQENLATELAELTSKISLLEDEKKKEEDTKRWQKRAVMVEVDLERTKEVLKTKDIQDSVQGDHDETDESSAEASAELTSPGMVRDRSEEERMTEAQKNERLQKHLKALSTELAGARDDSKNTPNDLIHAENVKAGRDKYRTLRQIRQGNTKQRIDEFESM, from the exons ATGTCTTCT ATCAATGTTCGCGTCACCACCATGGACGCTGAGCTGGAGTTTGCCATTCTGCCCAGCACCACTGGCAAACAACTCTTCGACCAG ATAGTGAAGACTATCGGGCTGAGAGAGACCTGGTTCTTTGGCCTTCAGTACCAGGACAGCAAAGGCTTCTCTACCTGGCTCAAACTCAACAAGAGG GTGACAGCTCAGGATGTACGCAGTGAGAACCCTCTGTTGATAAAGTTCAGGGCCAAGTTCTACCCTGAAGACGTAGCTGAGGAACTGATCCAAGAGGCCACGCAACGACTCTTCTTCCTGCag GTGAAGGAGGGCATCCTGAATGATGATATCTACTGTCCTTCTGAGACGGCTGTGCTGTTGGCCTCCTACTCTGTTCAGACCAAACATGGAGACTACAAGAAGGACTACCACTTCCCTGGTTACCTCAGCAGGGACAAGCTGCTTCCCCAGAG GGTTCTGGAGCAGCACAAACTGAACAAGGAGCAGTGGGAGAATAGGATAAAGGTGTGGCATGAGGAGCACAAGGGAGTGCTGAG GGAGGATGCCATGGTGGAGTATCTGAAGATAGCTCAGGATCTAGAGATGTATGGAGTCAACTACTTCAGCATCAAGAACAAGAAGGGTTCAGAGCTGTGGCTGGGGGTCGACGCTCTGGGCCTCCATATATACCAGAACACTGACAG GATGACCCCTAAGATCGGCTTCCCATGGAGTGAGATCAGAAACATTTCCTTCAACGACAAGAAGTTTGTTATAAAGCCCATTGACAAGAAAGCCCCG GATTTTGTATTCTACGCCCCTCGTCTGCGGATCAACAAGCGTATCCTGACGCTGTGCATGGGGAACCACGACCTGTACATGAGGAGGAGGAAGCCGGACACCATCGAGGTCCAGCAGATGAAGGCCCAGGCCCGCGAGGAGAAGACTAAGAGACAGATGGAGaa AGCTCTGCTGGAGAgcgagaagaagaagagagagaatgcgGAGAAGGAGACGGAGAAGATCGCCAGAGAAACCATGGAGCTGATGGGCAGACTGAAACAGATCGAGGAAGAGACCAAGAAAGCTCAGGAAG agcTGGAGGAGCAGACTCGCAGGGCCCTGGAgctggagaaggagaggaagttTGCCCAGGAGGAGGCAGAGCGCCTGGAGAAGGAGCGCAGGGCAGTGGAAGAGGCCAAGGCAGCCCTCCTACAGCAGTCAGAGAGCCAGATGAAGAACCAGGAGaacctg GCCACTGAGCTGGCTGAGCTTACCTCTAAGATCTCCCTTCTGGAGGacgagaagaagaaggaggaggataCAAAGAGATGGCAGAAAAGG GCGGTCATGGTGGAGGTTGATTTGGAGCGGACCAAAGAAGTGCTGAAGACTAAAGACATCCAGGACTCTGTGCAGGGGGACCACGACGAGACCGACGAGAGCAGCGCCGAGGCCAGTGCCGAGCTGACATCACCAGGCATGGTCAGAGACCGCAGCGAGGAGGAACGCATGACGGAGGCTCAGAAGAACGAACGGCTACAGAAACACCTCAAG
- the LOC121531567 gene encoding moesin-like isoform X1, whose translation MSSSPTTTCDWMILQVEQKNINVRVTTMDAELEFAILPSTTGKQLFDQIVKTIGLRETWFFGLQYQDSKGFSTWLKLNKRVTAQDVRSENPLLIKFRAKFYPEDVAEELIQEATQRLFFLQVKEGILNDDIYCPSETAVLLASYSVQTKHGDYKKDYHFPGYLSRDKLLPQRVLEQHKLNKEQWENRIKVWHEEHKGVLREDAMVEYLKIAQDLEMYGVNYFSIKNKKGSELWLGVDALGLHIYQNTDRMTPKIGFPWSEIRNISFNDKKFVIKPIDKKAPDFVFYAPRLRINKRILTLCMGNHDLYMRRRKPDTIEVQQMKAQAREEKTKRQMEKALLESEKKKRENAEKETEKIARETMELMGRLKQIEEETKKAQEELEEQTRRALELEKERKFAQEEAERLEKERRAVEEAKAALLQQSESQMKNQENLATELAELTSKISLLEDEKKKEEDTKRWQKRAVMVEVDLERTKEVLKTKDIQDSVQGDHDETDESSAEASAELTSPGMVRDRSEEERMTEAQKNERLQKHLKALSTELAGARDDSKNTPNDLIHAENVKAGRDKYRTLRQIRQGNTKQRIDEFESM comes from the exons ATGTCTTCT TCCCCTACAACCACTTGCGATTGGATGATCCTGCAGGTTGAACAGAAAAAT ATCAATGTTCGCGTCACCACCATGGACGCTGAGCTGGAGTTTGCCATTCTGCCCAGCACCACTGGCAAACAACTCTTCGACCAG ATAGTGAAGACTATCGGGCTGAGAGAGACCTGGTTCTTTGGCCTTCAGTACCAGGACAGCAAAGGCTTCTCTACCTGGCTCAAACTCAACAAGAGG GTGACAGCTCAGGATGTACGCAGTGAGAACCCTCTGTTGATAAAGTTCAGGGCCAAGTTCTACCCTGAAGACGTAGCTGAGGAACTGATCCAAGAGGCCACGCAACGACTCTTCTTCCTGCag GTGAAGGAGGGCATCCTGAATGATGATATCTACTGTCCTTCTGAGACGGCTGTGCTGTTGGCCTCCTACTCTGTTCAGACCAAACATGGAGACTACAAGAAGGACTACCACTTCCCTGGTTACCTCAGCAGGGACAAGCTGCTTCCCCAGAG GGTTCTGGAGCAGCACAAACTGAACAAGGAGCAGTGGGAGAATAGGATAAAGGTGTGGCATGAGGAGCACAAGGGAGTGCTGAG GGAGGATGCCATGGTGGAGTATCTGAAGATAGCTCAGGATCTAGAGATGTATGGAGTCAACTACTTCAGCATCAAGAACAAGAAGGGTTCAGAGCTGTGGCTGGGGGTCGACGCTCTGGGCCTCCATATATACCAGAACACTGACAG GATGACCCCTAAGATCGGCTTCCCATGGAGTGAGATCAGAAACATTTCCTTCAACGACAAGAAGTTTGTTATAAAGCCCATTGACAAGAAAGCCCCG GATTTTGTATTCTACGCCCCTCGTCTGCGGATCAACAAGCGTATCCTGACGCTGTGCATGGGGAACCACGACCTGTACATGAGGAGGAGGAAGCCGGACACCATCGAGGTCCAGCAGATGAAGGCCCAGGCCCGCGAGGAGAAGACTAAGAGACAGATGGAGaa AGCTCTGCTGGAGAgcgagaagaagaagagagagaatgcgGAGAAGGAGACGGAGAAGATCGCCAGAGAAACCATGGAGCTGATGGGCAGACTGAAACAGATCGAGGAAGAGACCAAGAAAGCTCAGGAAG agcTGGAGGAGCAGACTCGCAGGGCCCTGGAgctggagaaggagaggaagttTGCCCAGGAGGAGGCAGAGCGCCTGGAGAAGGAGCGCAGGGCAGTGGAAGAGGCCAAGGCAGCCCTCCTACAGCAGTCAGAGAGCCAGATGAAGAACCAGGAGaacctg GCCACTGAGCTGGCTGAGCTTACCTCTAAGATCTCCCTTCTGGAGGacgagaagaagaaggaggaggataCAAAGAGATGGCAGAAAAGG GCGGTCATGGTGGAGGTTGATTTGGAGCGGACCAAAGAAGTGCTGAAGACTAAAGACATCCAGGACTCTGTGCAGGGGGACCACGACGAGACCGACGAGAGCAGCGCCGAGGCCAGTGCCGAGCTGACATCACCAGGCATGGTCAGAGACCGCAGCGAGGAGGAACGCATGACGGAGGCTCAGAAGAACGAACGGCTACAGAAACACCTCAAG
- the LOC121531541 gene encoding zinc finger C4H2 domain-containing protein isoform X2, with protein MGDEQEIMCKLENIMEIRNKTVQMQKIKTRLKSEFESLESEEKHLKEYKQEMDLLLQEKMAHVEELRLIHADINVMESTIKQSENDLNKLLETTRRLHDEYKPLKEHVDALRMTLGLHRLPNLNEEEEKLSLDYFEKQKAEWQKEPHEPTIPESLAAAAAAAQQLQVSRKQDARQTATFRQQPPPMKACLSCHQQIHRNAPICPLCKAKSRSRNPKKPKRKPDE; from the exons ATGGGGGACGAACAAGAGATAATGTGCAAACTAGAAAACATTATGGAAATAcg GAATAAGACGGTACAGATGCAGAAGAtaaagactcgtctgaagtcagaGTTTGAGTCCCTGGAGTCTGAGGAGAAACATCTGAAGGAATACAAACAGGAGATGGACCTCCTACTGCAGGAGAAGATGGCCCATGTAGAGGAGCTACGACTCATACACGCTGATATCAACGtg aTGGAGAGCACTATAAAGCAGTCGGAGAACGACCTGAATAAGCTGCTGGAGACGACGCGGAGGCTTCACGATGAGTACAAACCCCTGAAGGAACATGTAGACGCCCTGAGGATGACCCTGGGCCTGCACAGACTGCCCAACCTCAACGAAGAGGAGGAGAAACTCTCTCTGGA TTACTTTGAGAAGCAGAAGGCTGAGTGGCAGAAGGAGCCTCATGAGCCCACCATCCCAGAATCCCTTGCAGCAGCGGCTGCCGCGGCCCAACAGCTCCAGGTCTCCCGGAAACAAGATGCCCGCCAGACGGCCACCTTCAGACAACAGCCCCCTCCCATGAAG GCCTGTCTGTCATGCCACCAGCAGATCCATCGTAACGCTCCTATCTGTCCACTGTGTAAGGCCAAGAGTCGCTCCCGCAACCCCAAGAAACCCAAGAGGAAGCCTGATGAGTAg
- the LOC121531541 gene encoding zinc finger C4H2 domain-containing protein isoform X1 has protein sequence MGDEQEIMCKLENIMEIRNKTVQMQKIKTRLKSEFESLESEEKHLKEYKQEMDLLLQEKMAHVEELRLIHADINVMESTIKQSENDLNKLLETTRRLHDEYKPLKEHVDALRMTLGLHRLPNLNEEEEKLSLDYFEKQKAEWQKEPHEPTIPESLAAAAAAAQQLQVSRKQDARQTATFRQQPPPMKVHSTHPPMKACLSCHQQIHRNAPICPLCKAKSRSRNPKKPKRKPDE, from the exons ATGGGGGACGAACAAGAGATAATGTGCAAACTAGAAAACATTATGGAAATAcg GAATAAGACGGTACAGATGCAGAAGAtaaagactcgtctgaagtcagaGTTTGAGTCCCTGGAGTCTGAGGAGAAACATCTGAAGGAATACAAACAGGAGATGGACCTCCTACTGCAGGAGAAGATGGCCCATGTAGAGGAGCTACGACTCATACACGCTGATATCAACGtg aTGGAGAGCACTATAAAGCAGTCGGAGAACGACCTGAATAAGCTGCTGGAGACGACGCGGAGGCTTCACGATGAGTACAAACCCCTGAAGGAACATGTAGACGCCCTGAGGATGACCCTGGGCCTGCACAGACTGCCCAACCTCAACGAAGAGGAGGAGAAACTCTCTCTGGA TTACTTTGAGAAGCAGAAGGCTGAGTGGCAGAAGGAGCCTCATGAGCCCACCATCCCAGAATCCCTTGCAGCAGCGGCTGCCGCGGCCCAACAGCTCCAGGTCTCCCGGAAACAAGATGCCCGCCAGACGGCCACCTTCAGACAACAGCCCCCTCCCATGAAGGTACACAGTACACACCCTCCTATgaag GCCTGTCTGTCATGCCACCAGCAGATCCATCGTAACGCTCCTATCTGTCCACTGTGTAAGGCCAAGAGTCGCTCCCGCAACCCCAAGAAACCCAAGAGGAAGCCTGATGAGTAg
- the LOC121531520 gene encoding CUE domain-containing protein 2 produces MDHHKIIHDTLQEFIQTYIPDADLSSLDDVLLSYITGVLEDLGSQESVEENFDVEVFVEMLEAYIPGFAEIDSVKVCDMMFSLASKLAAARSSENSVPKARMEVPLTVSATSTGSPVREKHCLTAQTEGATAKVPFSEWEAQESLLLEMFPKCSLSEARSALSIAKGDMEEAVRLIIEGDIQLSPTPLTVNYGKMVSPQAEQKMKESILEKYMLVDREEDEKTHRPVAPKDAPKKLVRYHSNQVVTTKGERYQLVKKEEPEEVKKTYVSIKPARKYRFH; encoded by the coding sequence ATGGACCATCACAAGATAATCCACGATACCCTGCAGGAGTTCATTCAGACATACATTCCCGATGCAGATCTGAGTTCCCTGGATGATGTGTTGCTCTCCTACATCACTGGAGTCCTGGAGGATCTGGGCTCTCAGGAGAGTGTGGAGGAGAACTTTGACGTGGAGGTCTTTGTAGAAATGCTGGAGGCCTACATTCCTGGCTTTGCTGAAATCGACAGTGTTAAAGTTTGTGATATGATGTTCAGCCTGGCTTCAAAACTAGCTGCAGCCCGGAGTTCAGAAAATAGTGTGCCTAAGGCTAGAATGGAGGTCCCACTGACAGTCAGTGCTACCTCCACTGGGTCTCCAGTGAGAGAGAAGCACTGCCTTACTGCACAGACTGAGGGGGCCACTGCCAAGGTTCCATTCTCTGAGTGGGAGGCTCAGGAGTCTCTCCTGCTGGAGATGTTCCCCAAGTGCAGCCTATCAGAGGCCAGGAGTGCCTTGTCCATTGctaaaggtgacatggaggaggcTGTCCGCCTCATCATCGAAGGAGACATCCAGCTCAGCCCCACACCTCTCACCGTTAACTATGGGAAGATGGTTTCCCCTCAGGCAGAGCAGAAGATGAAAGAGAGCATCCTGGAGAAGTACATGCTAGTGGACAGGGAGGAGGATGAGAAAACACACAGGCCTGTTGCACCTAAAGATGCCCCCAAGAAACTGGTGCGTTACCACAGCAACCAGGTGGTGACCACAAAAGGGGAGCGGTACCAACTGGTGAAGAAAGAGGAGCCGGAGGAGGTGAAGAAGACTTACGTCAGCATCAAACCCGCACGCAAATACAGGTTCCATTAA
- the LOC121536480 gene encoding ankyrin repeat and SOCS box protein 12-like, with the protein MVLDRINTPTNPLKMSLMDVSKIFSLLQPKEEDEEDSEHGQALNQAVSSDEVVVLAELLSQESYRRSINSRSGWGIPVTPLRTAAAHGHLRCLELLLEHGAEVDSLDVKAQTPLFTAVSGKHLDCVVVLLKAGADPNGSPYNNCSPVLTAAREGDVEVLRELLQFGAEVDVWPKVPEWASNATACRGPLYISAVYGHLDCFKLLLLHGANPNYNCKSEKMLARIKQPKTVLEMCLRYGCGVEYIQLLIDFGADVYLPTLIIDKTTKQNEAVVLLLKERVCPNTLMSQTRLAIRSYLPMVNKMASIDRLDIPQILRNYLKHLT; encoded by the exons ATGGTCCTAGACCGTATCAACACACCCACCAACCCTCTCAAAATGAGTCTAATGGACGTCTCCAAGATCTTCTCTCTGCTTCAGCCcaaggaagaggatgaggaggacagTGAGCATGGCCAG GCTCTGAACCAGGCGGTGAGCAGTGATGAAGTGGTGGTGTTAGCTGAGCTGTTGTCCCAGGAGAGCTACAGAAGGAGTATCAACAGCAGAAGTGGCTgggggatccctgttaccccccTACGGACCGCCGCAGCACATGGCCACCTGAGGTGTCTGGAACTGCTGCTGGAGCACGGAGCCGAG GTGGACAGTCTAGATGTGAAGGCCCAGACCCCTCTGTTTACCGCGGTCAGTGGTAAACACCTGGACTGTGTTGTGGTCTTACTAAAGGCTGGAGCCGACCCCAACGGCAGCCCGTACAACAACTGTTCCCCGGTGCTGACCGCCGCCCGCGAGGGAGACGTGGAGGTCCTCAGGGAGCTGCTTCAGTTCGGAGCCGAGGTCGACGTCTGGCCCAAAGTCCCTGAGTGGGCCTCCAACGCCACAGCCTGCAGGGGACCCCTGTACATATCCGCTGTATATGGACACCTGGACTGCTTTAAACTGCTGCTGCTCCATGGGGCTAATCCTAACTATAACTGTAAGTCAGAGAAGATGCTGGCCAGGATCAAGCAACCCAAGACGGTGCTGGAGATGTGTCTGAGGTATGGCTGTGGAGTGGAATACATACAGCTGCTCATAGACTTTGGGGCAGACGTGTATCTGCCCACGCTGATTATTGACAAGACCACCAAGCAGAACGAAGCCGTGGTGCTGCTGCTCAAGGAAAGAG TTTGTCCCAATACTCTGATGTCACAGACACGGCTTGCGATTCGGAGCTACCTCCCCATGGTTAACAAAATGGCGTCCATAGACCGCTTGGACATTCCCCAGATACTGAGGAACTACCTGAAACATCTCACCTGA